From a region of the Poecile atricapillus isolate bPoeAtr1 chromosome 4, bPoeAtr1.hap1, whole genome shotgun sequence genome:
- the IBSP gene encoding bone sialoprotein 2: MRTVLVFVCLVGMACAFSVKSWLWRPKLDDSEKNAVFKSRRHHYLYRYVYPPQRRYQGSDSSEEEGDDSEEEEDGQPFYAGTKAAGHPAGAAPEECQGALGGDVTYQQGKGCQGTLKGIRQRTASKGEDSENEDSDENEEEEEEEEEEVDENENGVNGTSTNTTESIGPNGNGTVVAEEGTGEAEEEEEEEEEEEEEEEEEEEETEATTIASSTNKEGLTQATTMDDGGPTDVTTDATTAGELWEYDVTARDNNRWDEGTTEGGYEEQDEYARGDSYRAYEDEYGYYKGHGYDVYGQDYYYSQ, translated from the exons ATGAGGACTGTCCTGGTGTTTGTCTGCCTGGTGGGGATGGCGTGTGCCTTCTCG GTCAAGAGCTGGCTGTGGCGACCCAAGTTGGATGACTCGGAAAAGAACGCG GTTTTCAAGAGCCGGCGCCACCATTACCTGTACAGATATGTGTATCCCCCGCAGCGACGGTACCAG GGCAGTGACTCATCCGAGGAAGAGGGGGATGActcggaggaggaggaagatggg cagccatTTTATGCTGGCACCAAGGCAGCTGGacaccctgctggagcagcccctgagGAGTGCCAGGGTGCACTGGGAGGAGACGTCACATACCAGCAG GGCAAGGGCTGTCAAGGGACCCTGAAAGGGATCAGGCAGAGGACTGCCAGCAAGGGGGAAGACTCTGAAAATGAAGACAGTGATgaaaatgaggaggaagaggaggaagaagaggaagaagtaGATGAGAATGAGAATGGTGTCAATGGCACAAGCACAAATACCACAGAGAGTATTGGACCTAATGGCAATGGCACTGTGGTGGCTGAGGAGGGCACTGGTGaagctgaggaagaggaggaagaggaggaagaagaagaagaggaagaggaggaggaggaggaggaaactGAAGCCACCACCATTGCAAGCTCCACCAACAAAGAGGGTCTGACCCAGGCAACCACTATGGATGATGGGGGACCCACAGATGTCACCACAGATGCCACCACagctggggagctgtgggagtACGATGTAACAGCCAGGGACAACAACCGATGGGATGAGGGCACCACCGAGGGTGGGTACGAGGAACAGGATGAGTACGCACGTGGGGACAGCTACCGGGCCTACGAGGATGAGTACGGCTACTACAAAGGGCATGGATATGATGTGTATGGCCAGGATTACTACTACAGCCAGTAA
- the MEPE gene encoding matrix extracellular phosphoglycoprotein: MQASLICLCLCLLSTALATPVPPPLPGRAAGNCVGQHRILLKGCNAKHGFYIFQYIYSFSTRRNETQIKKEEADHQNIIPSHRLDEDNARQEPPEAGTAPENSDNSSTEVIEYGIVLKPENRSTPGISRDGPSTRPGTGTRVRGSGGGMGPTPSSSEGSGDLDLVVEVDGGVPVLPQGEHPSEVVVENRSSVRSEDKNNGALRVVPVEEAVTAGRWRAPTTRGAGDEGSREATVSGQGQEGVKQGTGTGGITSSSVTERMEDVQVDAAGVDQYAYVPDSGSVTITHGSLGSTDRAIGFNQVSPDKDDEVNIFIGRANIHVGGQEITQAGVTVGSEDDGIPSVGTSSPLPRLGITAAPSGGEDDNTPAHRQPERLATTAIPARGDSVTSSLRDGRLNGEDEEDATTIGVDRGLVTPVPWRVTSGDITSPTVASIHAKDDDEVRGEGQRSKGKPDRVATTTPRQWRDMETAATVPAERVRIRPATTEEDRTTQLVTASSHKAGTSTVLGRGGSGEVGTATSRLPRVEARPGAGVRVRPGGAGPDKTPKMDKAPSPSGKPSSWASSGAQRSSGSYDGDAGGRSHATKAGPSPTPQAGQDTGSMAAGRGRERGQGGESRTAAPGAKSGHLPGQHGRRLGTGTPGTIATLGRSRQLDQVKRADELHVRERAFYSLGGAGGGPHVPYPGLGSTDSSQSSEGDRGSHSESGQMGLQPSGWGSPGYPQGRWMQGPL; the protein is encoded by the exons ATGCAAGCATCCCTCATCTGCCTGTGCCTATgcctgctcagcacagccctcgCCACACCT GTGCCACCACCGCTgccagggagagctgctgggaacTGTGTGGGACAGCACCGG atACTTCTGAAGGGCTGCAACGCCAAGCATGGCTTCTACATTTTTCAATATATCTACTCATTCTCAACGCGGAGGAACGAGACACAGATAAAG AAAGAAGAGGCTGACCACCAGAATATCATCCCCAGCCACCGGCTGGATGAGGACAATGCCAGGCAGGAGCCACCAGaggctgggacagctccagAAAACAGTGacaacagcagcactgaagtAATCGAGTATGGGATTGTCCTCAAGCCTGAAAACCGCAGCACCCCAGGCATCAGCAGGGATGGTCCCAGTACTCGCCCTGGCACTGGCACACGAGTGCGTGGCAGTGGCGGTGGCATGGGTCCTACCCCATCCAGCTCAGAAGGCAGCGGCGATCTGGATTTGGTGGTGGAAGTTGATGGCGGTGTTCCCGTTCTTCCTCAGGGTGAACACCCCAGTGAGGTTGTGGTGGAGAATAGGTCCAGTGTCAGGAGTGAGGATAAGAATAATGGTGCCCTCAGGGTGGTTCCAGTGGAGGAAGCCGTGACTGCTGGGAGGTGGAGGGCTCCTACTACCAGAGGGGCAGGGGatgagggcagcagggaggccACTGTCTCTGGCCAAGGGCAGGAAGGTGTTAAGCAGGGTACAGGGACAGGAGGCATCACTTCGTCCTCTGTCACTGAGAGGATGGAGGATGTCCAAGTGGATGCTGCAGGTGTGGATCAATATGCTTATGTCCCCGATTCAGGCAGTGTCACCATCACCCATGGGAGCCTGGGCAGCACAGACAGGGCCATTGGCTTCAACCAGGTCTCTCCAGACAAGGATGATGAGGTCAACATCTTCATTGGGAGGGCCAACATCCATGTGGGGGGGCAGGAAATCACTCAGGCTGGTGTCACAGTGGGTAGTGAGGATGACGGCATCCCCTCTGTGGGAAccagcagccccctccccaggctgggcaTCACTGCAGCACCCAGTGGTGGTGAAGATGACAACACCCCTGCCCACAGGCAGCCTGAAAGACTGGCCACCACAGCCATCCCAGCCCGTGGGGACAGTGTCACCAGCAGCCTCAGGGATGGCCGTCTCAATGGAGAGGATGAAGAAGATGCAACCACCATTGGTGTTGATAGAGGACTGGTAACCCCTGTCCCCTGGAGAGTCACTAGTGGTGACATTACCAGCCCCACAGTGGCCAGCATCCATGCAAAAGATGATGATGAGGTAAGAGGTGAGGGGCAGAGGTCCAAGGGGAAGCCAGACCGTGTGGCTACCACAACCCCCCGCCAGTGGAGGGACATGGAgactgctgccactgtcccagCCGAGAGGGTCAGGATCCGCCCGGCCACTACTGAGGAGGACCGCACCACCCAGTTGGTGACAGCCAGCAGCCACAAGGCAGGCACGAGCACTGTgctgggcagaggagggagTGGGGAGGTGGGGACAGCCACCTCCCGACTCCCCCGTGTGGAGGCACGGCCCGGGGCAGGGGTGAGGGTCCGTCCAGGGGGAGCAGGGCCGGACAAGACACCCAAGATGGACAAGGCACCATCCCCAAGTGGGAAACCCAGCAGCTGGGCATCAAGCGGGGCCCAGAGAAGTTCTGGCAGCTATGATGGTGATGCTGGGGGCAGGTCACATGCCACCAAAGCAGGGCCCAGCCCCACTCCACAGGCAGGGCAAGACACAGGCAGcatggcagcaggcaggggcCGGGAACGGGGGCAAGGCGGAGAGAGCAGGACAGCAGCGCCAGGGGCCAAGAGTGGCCATCTGCCTGGGCAGCATGGCAGGAGGCTGGGGACTGGGACGCCGGGCACCATTGCGACGCTAGGCCGCAGCCGGCAGCTGGACCAGGTGAAACGGGCTGACGAGCTCCACGTCCGTGAGCGGGCCTTTTACAGCCTCGGTggggcgggcggcggccccCACGTCCCCTACCCCGGCCTCGGGAGCACCGACAGCAGCCAGTCCTCTGAGGGGGACCGGGGTAGCCACAGCGAGAGCGGACAGATGGGACTGCAGCCCTCAGGGTGGGGATCCCCAGGGTACCCCCAAGGCCGCTGGATGCAGGGGCCCCTCTGA